Within the Dechloromonas denitrificans genome, the region GGTGGAGCTGAACGGAGGCATCGATGACCAGCGGGCGGCCGGCACGGGCAAAAGTGACTTGACGAAGGGCGATCATAAGGCCGCGAATTATAGCGGTGGGCTGCTAAAATCTTCTGCATGATCAAGCAGATTCGCATCGACCAGCTCAAGCCCGGCATGTATGTCCATGACCTGAATTGCGGCTGGCTCGATCACCCTTTCCTGTCGAATGCCTTCTACGTGCGCGATGCGGCAACCGTAGACAAGATTGCCGAGGTCGGCATCCGCGAGTTGTACATCGACACGGTCAAAGGCGCCGATGTCTGGGCGGCGCGCAGCCAGCGCGAAGTCAATGCCGATCTCGACCAGCGGCTGCAGGAAATCGCCCGGAAGCCGCCGGAAAAGCCGATTGCCACCGAGCTGACCGAGGAATCGGTGCGCGCTCGGCGCTTGCACGGCGAAGCCAACAAGATCGTTCGCCACATGATGGACGACATCCGCATGGGCCAGCAGATCCAGATCGACCGTATCGAGCCGCTGGTCGAGAACATGGTCGATTCGATCTTTCGCAACCAGGATGCGCTGCTGCCGCTGGCCCGTCTGAAGAATCACGACGATTACACCTTCGAGCATTCGGTCAGCGTCTGTGCCTTGCTGGTCGCTTTCGGCCGGGGCATGAAGCTGTCCAAGGAAGTCATCAAGGAGATGGCGCTGGGCGGGTTGCTGCACGACGTCGGCAAGGCGCGGATACCGGACGAGATTCTCAACAAGCCGGCCAAGCTGACCGACGATGAATATGTCCGGATCCAGTCGCACGTCGCGCAGGGCAGGCTGCTGCTCGAACAGACGCCGGGTATCGGCGAAATTGCCCGGCAGGTCACCTGCCAGCACCATGAGCGTTTCGATGGCAGCGGTTATCCGGACAAGCTGGCCGGCGGGGGTATTTCGCTCTACGGGCAGATGGCGGCCATCGTCGATGTGTACGATGCGATTTCCTCCGAGCGCGTCTATCACAAGGGCATGTCGCCGACGCAAGCGCTGAAGAAGCTGCTCGAATGGAGCGCCCACCACTTCGATCCGCAGCTGGTCCAGGCTTTCATCCGGGCCATCGGCATTTACCCGACCGGCACGCTGGTCCAGCTCGACAGCAAGCGGATGGGCGTGGTCGTCGAACAAAACGAGAAAAGCCTGCTCGAACCGGTGGTGCGGATTTTTTACCACGCCGGTCAGCAGCACTACATTCCGCCGGAGATCGTCGATCTCGCCAAGGTGCAGGACCGCATCGCCAGTTTTGAGAATTACGAAAAATGGAAAATCGATCCCTATCACTGGCTGCCCGCCTGATCCTGCTGCTTGCCTTCAGTTGTCCGGCGCTGGCCGCCGATAGCGGGCCGAGCCCGGAGCTGGAGGCCGATTGGCAGCTGCGCCTCGACAAGGCAGAAGCGCTGCAGAGCGAAAGCCGGGCGCGCAAGGAAGAGGCGGAGCGGATTTTCGAGCAAAAAAGTGCGCAATGTCGGAAGAATTTTCTGGTGAACCAATGCCTCGATCAGGCACGCCACGAGCACATGCTTTCCGGCCGTGCGGCGAGCAAACTGGAGATCGAGGGCAAGGCGCAGGAACGCGCGGTCAAGAAAGAACAGCTGGCCGATAAGGACCGGCGCCAGGCCGAGGCGGCGCCGCAACGGGCTGTCGAACGTGAGAACCGGGCCGTGGAAACCGGCGAGGCGCGGCAGGCGGCCGAGGCCGAGGCGGCAGCGACCCGGGCCAACAAGGCGCGGCAAGCCGAGGAAGGCGCCCGGCGCAAGGCAGCCGAGGCGGAACAGCAGCGCAAGAAGCGCGAGGACCACGAGGCCCGCGTTGCCCGGAAAATGCAACAGGCCGAACGGCACGAAGCCGAAGCGGCGAAGAAATAGGGCGGGATAGCCAGCGTGATCCGCCAGATTCCGATTCGGCAGCTGCTGCCCGGCATGTATGTGGTGGATCTGCATCGGCACTGGCTGGAGCACTCGTTCTGGCGGCGGCGCTTTTTCGTCCGCGACGAAGCGCAGATCGGCCGGCTGCTCGAGGAAGGCATCGTCC harbors:
- a CDS encoding HD-GYP domain-containing protein, translating into MIKQIRIDQLKPGMYVHDLNCGWLDHPFLSNAFYVRDAATVDKIAEVGIRELYIDTVKGADVWAARSQREVNADLDQRLQEIARKPPEKPIATELTEESVRARRLHGEANKIVRHMMDDIRMGQQIQIDRIEPLVENMVDSIFRNQDALLPLARLKNHDDYTFEHSVSVCALLVAFGRGMKLSKEVIKEMALGGLLHDVGKARIPDEILNKPAKLTDDEYVRIQSHVAQGRLLLEQTPGIGEIARQVTCQHHERFDGSGYPDKLAGGGISLYGQMAAIVDVYDAISSERVYHKGMSPTQALKKLLEWSAHHFDPQLVQAFIRAIGIYPTGTLVQLDSKRMGVVVEQNEKSLLEPVVRIFYHAGQQHYIPPEIVDLAKVQDRIASFENYEKWKIDPYHWLPA